CAATCTCGCCCTCGTCGATGGACGCAAGCGTCCCGGCGTAGAGCTCGATCATGCGCGCTTCTTCTTCCGGCGAGTACTCGTCCTCGTCCCAGCGGTTGTCGCCGTGGGCTAAGAGGCGGAGGGCTCCGCGGTCGTGATCGCGCCGGATGGTAGCGGTGTCGTGCGTGTCGTCGGTTTCGAGTTCAGGCATACCGGACTGATTCTCCTGATCGCGGATCGGTTCGCTCGCCGCGCCGAGGTTTGAGTGGACGATAAGTGGCCCGGTGCCTAGCGCGCCGGGCAGGAACCCTCAAACCTAGTGGTCAAGAGTTGGACAGGCAAGTCGCGGCAGCACGCACACTTGGACAGGCGGACAAAACGGACAGGGCCGGACAAAGCCGGACGTCCGCCCGGTCGACTAGCGCTCGACTCTTGCCAGGTGTTCAGCCGTATCCGCCTGTCCGGTCGTGCCCGGCCTTGTCCGCCTTTAAGGCGTTCCGGCACACGACGCGCTTGAAGATTGGTTTCGCGCCGAAGCTGAAAAGAAGGCCTACTTCGAATCGCGTCGCCCGCAGATAACTGAACAACTGCTTGCTGCCGTAGTCTAACGCAGACTCCGCAGCTTTGACTTCGACGACTACCTGCTGGTCGACAACCATGTCGAGGCGTTGAAGCCCGATCCGCTCCCCTCGGAAGAACACTGGCACACTGGTCTCCCGCGCCACGTCGTGGCCGCGCCGGCACAACTCGCACTGGAGCGCCGCAACGTAAATGTGCTCGAGAAACCCTGACCCCAATTCATCATACACTGCGTAGAACGCGCCAATCGCCGATCCGGTCAACGTTTCGCTGATGAGGCCGATGTGTTTCATGACTGACGTGTACAACGAAAACCACGGGACAACATCAGCACTCTATGTTTGCGTTGGGCTCTTTCGTTGCGCGCCTCCCTCGAAACCCGAGAGGAAGGCGCTGGCCCTCGAGCTGCCGACTTTGTCCGGCCTTGTCCGCCTGTAGTCCGCCCTTCGCTGTTAATCCGGCTTTGTCTGGCACTGTCCGGCCTTGTCCGCCTGTAGTCCGCCCTTCGCTGTTAATCCGGCTTTGTCCGGCACTGTCCGGCCTTGTCCGCCTGTAGTCCGCCCTTCGCTGTTAATCCGGCTTTGTCCGGCACTGTCCGGCCTTGTCCGCCTGTTGTCCGCCCTTCGCTGTTAATCCGGCTTTGTCCGGCACTGTCCGGCCTTGTCCGCCTGTTGTCCGCCCTACCGGAGCACCTTCACGAGCGCCACGATGCGCTCGACCTGTTCTTCCTGCGTCAGGTAGGTGGTGTCGATGAGCACGGCGTCTTTGGATTGGACCGTCTGCGTGGAATCGCGCGCGTCGCGTTGCACGAGGCGCTCGGTTTCTTCCGCGATTTCCTGATCGGCCGGCGAGCGGCCTAACCGTTGGATGAGTCGCCGGCGGGCGCGCTCCCACGGATCGGCAATGAGAAAAATTTTGAGATGCGCCTCGGGGAAGACCACCGTGCCGATATCGCGCCCGTCGACGACGACGCTCCGGCCGTTGGCGAGCGTGCGCACCTGCCCGTTCACCCAGTCGCGCACGCCGCGCATCTGTGCGACTCGCGACACGTGCTGCGTCACCGCGCCGCCTCGCATGTCCTGCTCGAGCTCGACGCCATCCACGAGCAGGACGAATGCGCGGCCTTCGTCGCGAGCCGACACGCGTCGGGCGGCACGGAGCACATCGGACTCGTCCCACTGATAGCCATCGGGCGACGCGCGCAGCACGGCGGCGGTCGCGGCACGGTAGAGTGCGCCGGAGTCGATGTGGTAGAAGCCTAACCGCTCCGACACCCAGCGCGCCGTGGACGACTTGCCCGCCGCGGCCGGACCATCGATGGCGACGATGATCGGCGTGTGAGGATCGCGGATCCGCGGAACGTACGGCGGCGTCGGATGGCTCATCGATCGACTCGGGGCGTGTCGTGTGCGGTCACGAGACGATCGCGCGGGCGATGTCGTCCCAGAATTGCGGATACGACACGGCGACGCACGCGGTGTCATCGATGTCGATGGCGCTGTTGGGCAGCGCGCGCAGGACGCCGAACGCCATCGCAATGCGGTGATCGCCGTGCGTGACGACGCGCCCGCGCAGCGCCCGGTCGGAGCCCTCGATGCACATACCATCCGGCAGCTCGTCGGCGTTCACGCCGAGCGCGCGAAGATTGGCGACGACGGTGGCGATCCGGTCGCTCTCTTTGACGCGCAACTCTTCCGCGCCGCGGATGGTCGTGACGCCGCGCGCGCGCGACGCGAGACATGCGACGAGCGGAAGCTCATCGATCATCGCCGGCACATCGTCGCGGCCGAGCTCGATCGCCGCGAGCTCCGACGGACGGGCGACGATCGTGCCGACCGGCTCCCCGCCCTGCGCCTCGCCCGGATCGAGCGTGACGTTCGCGTCCATGCGCGAGAGCGCGCCGTAGAAACCGGTGCGAGTCGGGTTGAGACACACATCCGGCAGCTTGATCTCGCCCTCTGATGCGAGCACGGCCAACGCCGTGAGAAACGCGGCCGAGCTGGGATCGGCCGGAATGCGCATGTGGAGCGGTGCGAGACGGCCGGCGGGCGCGAGGCGGACACTCGTCCCCCGCACGTCGACGGTCGCGCCTAACGCAGCCAGCATGCGCTCGGTATGATCGCGGGACCGCGCGGGCTCGTGCACCGTGACCGCGACGCCGGCGGCCACGCCGGCGAGCAGAATGGCGCTCTTTACTTGCGCGCTCGCTGTTTCCGAGCGCCACTCGATGCTCCGGAGATTCCCTCCGCGCACCGTCATGGGCAGCCCATCGGCGGGTGCGACATCGACCGTCGCGCCCATTTCGCGCAAGGGCTGGGCGATGCGGCGCATCGGTCGCCGGCTCAGGCTCGCGTCGCCGACGAAGCGGCTCGTGAACGGCAGCGCGGCCGCGACACCGGCGACGAGCCGCGTGGTCGTGCCGCTGTTTCCACACTCGAGATCGGCGACCGGCGCGGTGAGACGGCGCGGGCCGCGCCCAACGATTGTCACGTCGGCCGACAGCGGCGGGATGGGCACGCCGAGCGCGCCTAACACGCTGGCCGTGCTGTGGACGTCGGCGGAGGGCAGAATGTCCCGGATCCTCGATGCGCCCTCGCCGAGCGCGGCGAAAATCAACGCGCGGTGGGACAGCGATTTATCTCCGGGAACACGGATAACGCCGCCGACTTTCATGCGCGGCGCTCTCCGCCGTTGCCTCCAGCGGCCTCGCGCCGCCAGTTCATCGCGCGCTCCCAGATTGCGGCCAGCTCCTTCTCGTCGCCGGCGTCGAGCGTCCGCCGGAGCGTCGCGATGGCCGCTTCGAGCTGGGTCAACGCCGCACGCAGCTCATCCGGCGCGCCGCGGAGCAGCAGCGGCCAGGCGCCTAACGGAGTCGCGGCCAGGCGCGTCGTGTCGCGCGCGCCCGAGCCCGTGGACGCCGGGGCGACATCGGCGGCGGCCATCGTGTGCGCGAGCGCGGTCGCGGTAAGCTGCGGCAGGTGGCTCACCCACGCCATCAACCGGTCGTGGTCGGGCGCGGGGCGATAGTCGATCCGATGCGCCCCCGCCGTGCGCCACAGCCACTCGGCCGCCCGGCGCCCGCGCAGGTCGAGCCGATCTTCGATGCAGACGGTGGCGCCCACGAACATGTTGGCGCGCGACGCCGCAAACCCGTGGTCGTGCGACCCGGAGAGCGGATGCGTGCCCACGACGCCGTGCCAAGTCGCCTCGTCCGTGCCTAACGCTTCGCGGCGCTGGAGGCCGCCGACGTGAAAGATGCGCGTCGGAGGCAGCGCCACCTCGAGCACGGCGCTCGCCACCTCGGCGATCCGCCCGAACGGTACCGCGAGCACCACCGACGTCGTGCCCTCGCACAGCTCCGCGAGCGGCGACGCGCCGCCCGCAACGCGAATGCCCGCCTCCGCGGCCAGCTCGCGATCGCTGGTCGACGTGCTCCACCCCCGCACATCCACGCCTTGCGCCGTGAGCGCCCGTGCGAGCGAGCCGCCTATGCAGCCGAGTCCGACGATCGCAACCGGCCGTCGCGCACGCGTCGCCGATGTCATCGCAGCAACTGCTCGAGCGCGGTGGAGGCGTCGGTTCCCGCGTCGCGATATTTCACGATCACCGGCGCCTGCACCGACAGGCCGAGGGCCTTGGCCCATTCGCCGGCCATGGGGCGGGTGCCCGGCACGACGACGGCGCCGGCGGGAATCTCGAGCGGCGCGTCTCCGTTAGACCGATAGGTCGTTTTGCGCACGGCGTCGAACACCGGCACGCCGCGCGTGAGCACGACGCCGGCGGCGAGCACGGCGCCCTCCCGGACCACGGTGCCTTCGTACACACCCGTGTTGCCGCCCACGAACACGTCGTCTTCGATGACCACCGGCGCGGCGTTCACCGGTTCGAGCACGCCGCCGATCTGGGCCGCGGCGCTCAAATGGACGCGCGCGCCGATCTGCGCGCAGGAACCAACCAACGCGTGCGAGTCGATCATCGTGTTGGTCCCGACCCAGGCGCCGACATTGACGTACATCGGCGGCATGCAGACGACTCCCTTGGCGAGAAACGCGCCGCGCCTCACGGTCGAGCCGCCGGGCACGATGCGGACGCCCTGCGACTGCTGGATCGCCTGCGCCGGATAGAGGTGCTTGTCGAAAAAGCGAAACGACGACTTGCCGCCTAACGACATGTCCACGACGTGGCCGACGCGAAAGCCGAGGAGGATGCCCTGCTTCACCCAGGCGACGGCGCGCCACACGCCATCCTCGCCGCGCTCCGCCGCGCGCACTTCGCCCCGCTCGAGCGCGCCGAGCAGCGCGGTGACGGTTCGTTCCACGTCATCGACCGGCATGTCGGCGGCGGGCGTCTCGGCGAATTCGCCGATGCGCTGGCGCACGACTGCCAGGTCGGGGAACGGCATCGCATAGCTCATGCGAGCGCCCCCGCGGTCACGAGCGCCGCGCGCACATCGGGCGCGAGCTCCTCGCGGAGCGGGACTAACGGAAGCCGCAGCACGTTGCGCGCGCGGCCGAGCATCGCCAGGGCCGCCTTGACCGGAATCGGGTTCGACTCGATGAAGGCCGCCCGCATCCATGGCGTGAGCTGCTCGTGGAGGGCGCGCGCCGCGGCGAAGTCGCCGGAGCGGCAGCATTCGACGAGTCTCGCCATCGGCTTCGGCGTCGCGTTCGACACCACGGAGATGATGCCGTCTCCGCCGGCGGCCATCACCGCCAGGGTGAGCGAGTCGTCGCCCGACAACACCGAGAAACGCTCCGGCCGATCGCGGATGATGTCCATGATCTGCCCGAGATTCCCCGAGGCTTCTTTCACCGCGATGATCGAAGGAATCTCGGCCAGCGCGAGAGTCGTCCGCGCGTCGATGTTGCTCCCCGTGCGGCCGGGCACGTTGTACACGATCAGCGGCAGGTCGGTGGAGTCGGCGATCGCGCGGAAATGGGCGATGATGCCGCGCTGCGGCGGCTTGTTGTACATCGGGCTCACGTGCAGCAGGTGCGTCGCACCCGCCTTGCGCATCTCGGCGGAGAGCGCGATGGCCTTGTGCGTGTCGTTCGACCCCGCGCCCGCGACGACCGGAACGCGACCGCGCGCTTGGTCGACCACGATCTCGACCACGCGACGGTGCTCGGCCACGCTCATCGTGGCGGCCTCGCCGGTCGATCCGCACGGCACGAGGAAGTGTACGCCTTCGTCGATTTGCCAATCGACGATCGCCCGTAAGGCGCCTTCATCGATCGCGCCATCGGCGGCGAACGGCGTGGCGAGCGCAGTGCCGCAGCCGAAGAATCGCGTCGCAGGCGTCATGCTGATGGTCCCTCGGACAGAAGAAAGTCGCGCATCGTGTACACGCCGCGGCGGCCGACGAGCCAGCGCGCGGCCAGGAGCGCGCCTTGCGCGAACACCCGGCGATCGCGCGCCTCGTGGACCACGCGAATCTGTTCGAAGGCGGCGTCGAGCAGCAGCTCGTGCGTGCCGGGGACGGCGCCGACGCGCACGCTGCTCACCGGAATGTCGCTTCCGAAGGCCGTCGACGCGAGGCGCTGGAGGGCGAGTGCGGTGCCGGACGGCGCATCGCGTTTCGCCGCGTGGTGCATCTCGACGATGTGGGCGTCGAACGATTTCGCGCGGCCGGCGAGCCGCGCGGCCAGCTCGGCCACCTGCCAGAAGAGGTTGACGCCGATGGCAAAGTTAGGCGACCACAGCATCGCGCCGTTGCCGGCGAGCACGTCTTCCTCGACCCGGGGCCGCTCCGCATCCCAGCCCGTGGTGCCGGAGACCACCGGGCACCCGGCGCGCACACACGCGCGCACGTTGGCGGGCGCGGCGCCGCCGGTGGTGAACTCGATGGCGGCGTCGGCGTTGCCCAACGAGCGCGCGGTGATGCCGGCACCGTCGTGGTTCGCGCCCGCATCGATCACGGCGGTGACCGTCCAGCCGTGCGCCGCCGCCAGGTCCTCGATGGCGCGCCCCATCCGGCCGTGGCCGATGACCGCCAGCCGCGCGGTGCTCACGCGGCCTCCGGGCGGCGGTCGAAAAACTCGGCGTGGAGGGCGCGCATGGCGTCGCCTAACCGCTCGGCGTCGATGATGATGGTGAGGTTGATCTCGGTGGCGCTGAGCGAGATCATGTGCACGCGCATGCCGTGGAGAGCGGCCAGCGCGCGCGCCATGGTGGTGCTGTCGCCGCCCAGGCCGGCGCCGACGATCGCCACCACCGCGCGCTGGCGCTCGATCGACACGTCGCCTAACGCGCGCAGGTCGACGAGCAGCGCGTCCAGCCGCGCGGGATCATCCACGGTGACCGACACCGACACCTCCGACGTGGCCACGACATCCACCGACGTATGGTGGCGCTCGAACACCTCGAACAGGGTGCGCAGAAATCCGGGCGCAAGCAACATCCGCGAGGAGTTGACTCTGATCACCGTGACGTTGCCCTTGCCGGCGATCGCGCTCACGGCGCGGCGGGGCGCGTCGGCGGTGATGCGCGTGCCCCGCCCTTCCGGCCGTCGCGAATTGAAGATGAACACCGGGATGCCGCGTTGCACGGCCGGGGCGATCGTGCTCGGGTGCAGCACTTTCGCGCCGAACGTGGCGAGCTCCGCCGCTTCGTCGAACCGGATCTCCTGGATCAGGCGCGCACCCGGCACGATCCGCGGATCGGCGGTGAGCATGCCGTCGACATCGGTCCAGATCTCGATGGCGTCCGCGCCTAACGCCGCGCCGAGGAGCGCGGCGCTGAAATCGCCGCCGCCGCGGCCGATCGTGGTCGTGACGCCGGCCGGCGACCGGCCGATGAACCCGCCCACCACCGGCACGCGGCCGTGCGACAACATAGGTGCCAGTACCCGACGGGCGCTCTCGGTGATCGCGTCGAAATCGGGCACGGCGCGCGTATGCAATTCGTCGGTCACCATCACGTCGCGCGCGTCGACGAGCTCGACGGGCAGATCGTAGCGCCGGAACGCGGCGTGGACGAGCGCCGCCGACAGCAGCTCCCCGTAGGCGGCGATGGCGTCGAGGCTGCGCGGCGTGAGGTGGCCGAGCACCGACAGCGCCTCCGAAAGGCTGGCGAGCTCGTCGCACATCGCGCTCAGCTCGCCCCGCACATCGTCGGCGTCGCCGCCGTCGCCTAACAGCGCCTCCGCTTCGGCGAGGTGCCGCTCCCGCAAGCCCTCGATGCCGCGCAGCGCGACGATCAACTGCCCCTGCGCCGCCTGCTCGGCGGCGGCGAGCAGCTCGTTGGTCGCACGCGCGAGCGCGGACACGACGACCACCGGCTGGCGCGGCGCGCGGCTGCGCGTGATGGCCGCGGCGCGGGCGATCGCCGCCGCGTCGGCCACCGACGTGCCGCCGAACTTGACGACGATCACGCGCCGAGGAGTCCGCGCGCCACGAGCAACTCGGCGTTGAGCACCGACGCGCCGGCGGCGCCGCGGATCGTGTTGTGGCCTAACGCAACCAGCCGCAGATCGAGAATCGGGTCGCGGCGGACCCGGCCGATCGTGATCCGCATGCCGGCGCCGGCATCGGCGTCGCGCCGCGGCTGCGGACGGTCGACGTCGCGCGTCACCACGATCGGCGGCACCGGCGCCGACGGCAGGCCCAGCGAGACGACGGCGCCGCGCCATCCCTCGTAGACCGCAACCGCCGCGTCGGGATCAGCCGATCGTGCGAGCCCGACGGCGAGGCAGACCGTGTGTCCGTGCTCCACCGGCACGCGCGTCACCTGCGCACTGACCACCATCGGCGCCGGCACGACGCCGTCCCCGCCTAACGAACCCAGCAGCTTGAGCGTCTCCGTCTCGATCTTCTCTTCCTCACCCCCGCCGATGTACGGAATCACGTTGCCGAGGATGTCGAGCGACGGCACGCCGGGATACCCGGCGCCGGATACCGCCTGGAGCGTCGTCACGAACACCCTGGAGACGCCGAATGCCTGATGGAGCGGCGCCAGCGCCATCGCCGCGACCATCGTCGAACAATTCGAGTTCGTGATGATCGCGCCGGACCAACCGCGGCGAGCGCGCTGGCGGTCGATGAGCGCGAGGTGATCGGGATTCACCTCGGGGATGAGCAGCGGAACATCGGGCTCGAGGCGATAGGTGCGCGCGTTGCTCAGCACGAACCGTCCGGCGCGGGCAAACGCGGCTTCCACATCGGCCGCCGCCGCGGCGTCGAGCGCGGAGAAGACGAGGGGCGCGTCGACGCACGCGGGATCGCACGGCGCCATGGGGAGCGATGCGACGCGCGCCGGCATCTCGCCGCCTAACCAGTGGGCCGCCTCGGCGTACGGTTTACCGGCCGAGCGCTCGGACGCGGCAAGCGAGCGCACCTCGAACCAGGGATGGTTCTGCAGCAGCCGCACGAACGTCTGCCCGACGGCACCGGTCGCGCCTAACACGGCAACCGGAATGCGCCGGTCTCGGGGCAGCGCGCCCTGCGCGGCGCTCGTCACGCGAGGAGCGCGCGCACGATGCGCACATAGGCATCGACGGCCGCGCGCAACTCGCGCACGTCGATGAATTCGCGCGGCGTATGCGCGACGTGGATGGAGCCGGGCCCGAACAACAGCGGCGTGCCCCAGCGCGGCAACAACGGAATGTCGGTCGTGAACGCGACCGGCGCGGAGCGAAACCCGGGAAGGGTGTGAAAGCGCATCGCCGGAATGTGCGAGCCGTATTGGATCTCGGCACGGCCGTCCGCCCATCGTTCGATCATGCGCTTGATGGGCTCGACGTCTCCCACCAGGCGAAACATGAGCTCGCAGTCCGCGCGATCCGGAATGATGTTCGCCTCGGTGCCGCCGCGGAGCGTTCCGATGTTGACCGTCGTCTCGCCCAACACTGGATCGCGCGGCAGGTCGAGCGTACGCAACGTTGGAAGCAGATCGAGCATCGGCTCGATGGCCGACCGGCCGAGCTCCGGATACGCGGAGTGTGCGGGAATTCCAGAGGTCCTGAGATAAATGCGCAACGATCCCTTCGCCCCGGACGCGAGCGTGCTCTCGGTAGGCTCGCCATTGATCAGAAAGCGGCTCGTCGCGGGGAGCTGGTTGGCGGCGCGAGCCCCGTCGGAGCCCCGCTCTTCGCCGACTACGAACAGCAGATCGACCCGATGCTCATCATCGGCGGCGAGTTGATCGGCAGCCACAAGCATGGCGGCGGCGATGCCCTTCGCATCGCAGGCGCCGCGACCCTGGAGATGGTCTCCCTCGAGCGTCGGGCGGATGAAGGGCGGAACGGTGTCGAGGTGGGTCGAGAGGGTGACGCCACCGCCGGCGCGCGAGGCCCAAACGTTTCCGCGGCCCTTGGTCACCTCCTGAACGGTGACGTTCCATCCCCGCGCGACGAGCCATCGGGCGACGAAATCGACGGCGCGTCCCTCGTCGCCGGACGGCGACTCGATTGCCATGAGCTCGGCGGCGAGCGCGACGACGTCGGTCATGGCGCAACAAACTAGTCCGACGTGCAATGCTATGCTACGGCGCTCTCGTGCACGTGGCGTTACCCTGTGCACGCCATCGATTCACGCTCGGCGATGACGGAGTTCTGACAAGTGCACGAGGCGGCTGCGTTGACAGCCGGAGGAAAAGTTCGTATGGTTGCAAGAGCCGAAGAGATGCCGAAGCTAACCAGTAATCAACATTCAGGTTGCACTTGATCTCTATATATACAACACATTGGCACTACAGCACTTCCTAATGAATATCAACATACTTCACCTGGAAGATGGTTACGTCGCTTTACGATACCATTTCGTCGTCGTTAGTCCACGTCTGCTGCGGGGCCCGTAAGGCATTGCGTGAGGCACCGCCCTCGCATGCCGGCGTATCGCCGCACGCTCGTGTGAGTGCTGCACTGCCCTCGAGGGCGAGCGATTCTCCCTCTGACGGTGCCTCGTGTACGAGGCTCATGCGCATGTGGACGCCGGACGAGTGCGCGTCCAACGGGCGCGTCACGAATCTGTTGCGGTTGTATCTCGTCGAGCGGTTTGAGGCGCACGGCGAGTGCACACATGTCGTGTCGCTCGACGCGAGCGGGTGGCGATGTACGCGATCCGACCAGTGCGGCGCGGTACAATTCGCGAGAGCGGAGCACGAGCGGATGGAGACTCTGCACGGAGAATCACCATGATCGTGACGAAACGGATCTACGAGCCGGTGGGCGAGCGTGACGGTTATCGGGTGCTGATCGATCGCCTATGGCCGCGCGGTGTGAGTAAGACCGCGGCACATCTGGACGAGTGGGCGAAGGCTATCGCGCCGTCGAACGAGCTTCGGCACTGGTACGACCACGATCCTGCGAAGTGGGAGGAATTTCAGCGTCGCTATCGGCAGGAGCTCGACAACGCAGAGGCGCAGGCTGTGCTCGATGCGCTGGCGAAGCGGGCGCGGCGAGGTCGCGTCACGCTGCTCTACGGTGCGAAAAGCGGCGAGATCAGCAACGCGGAGGCGCTCGCCCACATCCTCGAGCATGTCGGCAGCCACACCAACGCGGCGGTCCAGCGTTAGGCTGCGCCGCCACACATCCCTCCATCCCGCGGCGAGCACACCAAGCGCCAAGCGTATTGCGATTCCTGGTTGTTGTAGCACGGCATGTGCCATCGGAGCGGACAACCGTCGAAATCAGTGGGTCGGCCTCCAAGTCTCAACCACGGCGTCGGCGACTCGCGACGTTCGGTAACGTGCCTGACTGAGATCAGCAGCGAGGCGCGAACTTTACTGATGACGGTCAGGTCAGGTTCCGGCTGCTGAAGCTCCATGACGACTCGCGCCACCGGCTCGCTCGCTCGGCTCATACTCGATGCCGCGCATCCGCTCACGGGCGCGGAAGTCGACTTCGAGCCAATCCTGTCCCTCGTCGGCGGCGCTCGCGTGGTCCTCATTGGCGAAGCGTCGCACGGGACGCACAAGTTCTACCGCACTCGCGCCGAGATCACGAAGCGCCTCATTCGCGACCGTGGCTTTGCCGCCGTCGCGGCCGAGGCCGACTGGCCCGACGCCTATCGCGTGAATCGCTACGTGCGCGGCACCGGCGGCGATGTCGACGCGACCGAGGCCCTGAGGGGCTTCGAGCGTTTCCCGCAGTGGATGTGGCGGAACGCCGATGTGCTCGACTTCATCGGCTGGCTTCGCGGTTCAACGACGAGCAACCGGATGAGGCGAGACGCGTCGGCTTTTACGGACTCGACCTGTACAGTCTGCATGCATCGATGGCCGCGGTGCTGGACTACCTGCGCGTCGTCGATCCCGAGGCGGCCCGGCGCGCGCGGTACCGCTACGCGTGCTTCGACCAGTTCGGCGAGGACCCGCAAGCCTACGGCTACGCGGCGACCTACGGCCTAACGCAATCGTGCGAGAACGCGGTGGTGGCCCAGCTCGTCGACCTCCGCCGCTCGGCGGCCGACTACGCGCGCCACGACGGAGGTGTGTCGCCGGATAGTCTCTTTTTCACGGAGCAGAACGCCCGTGTAGTGCGGAACGCCGAGCGGTATTATCGCGCGATGTTCGGCAGCCGGGTCTCATCGTGGAATCTGCGCGACCAACACATGAGTGACACGCTGAACGAGCTGGCGTCGTTCCTGGGCCGGTCGGGCGGTCGGTCGAAGGTGGTGGTTTGGGCGCACAACTCACATGTCGGCGATGCGCGCGCGACGGAGCTCGGTTCGGGCGGCGAGCTCAACGTGGGCCAGTTAGTCGGCCAACACTTTGGGGCCGAGGCCGTCGTTCTCGGATTCACGACACACCATGCCCGAGACCTTCCCGACGTCGCTCTGAGCCGCCGCGAACGGGTCGCGATACGCTCGACACGCCTCGTGTCGCGTGAAGGAAATCACGGGGAATTTGCGCAACGTGGGGAGAGCGCGGTGCCGCGGCGTGCCGCTCCCGGGGCAATGGGGCCTCGAGACCGGCTGTCGCGCTGCACACGCGACCCGAGGAGACCTTCCATGCACCGCACAAC
This DNA window, taken from Gemmatimonadaceae bacterium, encodes the following:
- a CDS encoding DUF488 family protein; this encodes MIVTKRIYEPVGERDGYRVLIDRLWPRGVSKTAAHLDEWAKAIAPSNELRHWYDHDPAKWEEFQRRYRQELDNAEAQAVLDALAKRARRGRVTLLYGAKSGEISNAEALAHILEHVGSHTNAAVQR
- a CDS encoding M20/M25/M40 family metallo-hydrolase yields the protein MTDVVALAAELMAIESPSGDEGRAVDFVARWLVARGWNVTVQEVTKGRGNVWASRAGGGVTLSTHLDTVPPFIRPTLEGDHLQGRGACDAKGIAAAMLVAADQLAADDEHRVDLLFVVGEERGSDGARAANQLPATSRFLINGEPTESTLASGAKGSLRIYLRTSGIPAHSAYPELGRSAIEPMLDLLPTLRTLDLPRDPVLGETTVNIGTLRGGTEANIIPDRADCELMFRLVGDVEPIKRMIERWADGRAEIQYGSHIPAMRFHTLPGFRSAPVAFTTDIPLLPRWGTPLLFGPGSIHVAHTPREFIDVRELRAAVDAYVRIVRALLA